A single window of Streptomyces sp. NBC_00464 DNA harbors:
- a CDS encoding DUF885 domain-containing protein yields the protein MSDTPSSALPRQVADTYVDAFIELDPISGTYLGVAESSRRLPDFSPAGQEALAELARTTLASLDRAEQLPGATDDSERRCGRLLRERLTAELAVHEADEALRAVSNLHSPAHSIREVFTVTPTETDEDWAAVVERLKAVPGALAGYRESLALGLERKLYGGPRATTTFIGQLDEWIGDGTTGFFQDFAASGPDTLRTGLVAAAAQATRSLEELRNWMREVYAPAIEGAPDTVGRERYARWSRYFNGTDLDLDEAYAYGWSEYHRLLAEMRAEAEKVLPGAGPWEALAHLDVHGKHIEGVDEVQVWLQSLMDEAIEALDGTHFELAERVRKVESRIAPPGGAAAPYYTGPSEDFSRPGRTWLPTMGETRFPVYDLVSTWYHEGVPGHHLQLAQWAHVAESLSRYQASIGIVSANAEGWALYAERLMDELGFLPDAERRLGYLDAQMMRACRVIVDIGMHAELDIPADSPFHPGERWTPELAQEFFGNHSGRPADFVESELTRYLSMPGQAIGYKLGERAWLLGRENARAAHGDAFDLKSWHMAALSQGPLGLDDLVDELSKL from the coding sequence ATGTCAGACACTCCGAGCAGCGCGCTGCCCCGCCAGGTCGCCGACACCTACGTCGACGCATTTATCGAACTCGACCCGATCTCCGGCACCTATCTGGGTGTCGCGGAGAGCTCGCGCCGCCTTCCCGACTTCTCCCCCGCCGGCCAGGAAGCACTGGCCGAACTGGCCCGCACCACGCTCGCGTCGCTCGACCGCGCCGAGCAGCTCCCCGGCGCCACCGATGACTCCGAACGCCGCTGCGGCCGCCTCCTCCGCGAGCGCCTGACGGCCGAACTGGCCGTACACGAAGCCGATGAGGCTCTGCGGGCCGTTTCCAACCTGCACTCTCCGGCCCACTCGATCCGTGAGGTGTTCACGGTGACGCCCACCGAGACGGACGAGGACTGGGCTGCCGTCGTCGAGCGGCTCAAGGCGGTTCCGGGCGCGCTGGCCGGCTACCGCGAGTCCCTCGCGCTCGGCCTGGAGCGGAAGCTGTACGGCGGTCCGCGCGCCACCACCACCTTCATCGGCCAGCTCGACGAGTGGATCGGCGACGGCACGACGGGGTTCTTCCAGGACTTCGCCGCCTCCGGCCCGGACACACTGCGGACCGGACTGGTCGCCGCCGCGGCGCAGGCCACCCGGTCGCTGGAGGAGCTGCGTAACTGGATGCGCGAGGTGTACGCCCCCGCGATCGAGGGCGCGCCGGACACGGTGGGCCGCGAGCGGTACGCCCGGTGGTCGCGCTACTTCAACGGCACCGATCTGGACCTCGACGAGGCCTACGCGTACGGCTGGTCGGAGTACCACCGGCTGCTCGCCGAGATGCGGGCCGAGGCCGAGAAGGTGCTGCCGGGCGCGGGTCCCTGGGAGGCGCTGGCCCATCTCGACGTGCACGGCAAGCACATCGAGGGGGTCGACGAGGTCCAGGTGTGGCTGCAGAGCTTGATGGACGAGGCGATCGAGGCCCTGGACGGGACGCACTTCGAACTCGCCGAGCGGGTCCGCAAGGTGGAGTCCCGCATCGCTCCGCCCGGCGGCGCCGCGGCGCCCTACTACACGGGTCCGTCCGAGGACTTCTCGCGCCCCGGACGCACGTGGCTGCCGACGATGGGCGAGACCCGGTTCCCGGTGTACGACCTGGTCTCCACCTGGTATCACGAGGGCGTGCCCGGCCATCACCTCCAGCTGGCCCAGTGGGCCCATGTCGCCGAGAGCCTCTCGCGCTACCAGGCGTCCATCGGCATCGTCAGCGCGAACGCCGAGGGCTGGGCGCTGTACGCGGAGCGGCTGATGGACGAGCTGGGCTTCCTGCCCGACGCCGAGCGCCGGCTGGGTTATCTCGACGCCCAGATGATGCGGGCCTGCCGGGTGATCGTGGACATCGGCATGCACGCGGAGCTGGACATCCCGGCCGACTCGCCGTTCCACCCCGGTGAGCGGTGGACGCCGGAGCTGGCCCAGGAGTTCTTCGGCAACCACAGCGGCCGGCCCGCGGATTTCGTGGAGAGCGAGCTGACCCGCTATCTCTCGATGCCGGGTCAGGCCATCGGTTACAAGCTGGGCGAGCGTGCCTGGCTGCTCGGCC
- a CDS encoding Lrp/AsnC family transcriptional regulator, whose amino-acid sequence MTDSVALDTVDLHILRLLQNDARTTYRELAAEVGVAPSTCLDRVTRLRRTGVILGHQLRLDPARMGRGLEAFLSVQVRPHRRELIGPFVDRIRTLPESRALFHLTGPDDYLVHVAVTDTADLQRLVLDEFTSRREVARVETRLIFQQWECGPLLPPSGRTADAGPGQVHGADR is encoded by the coding sequence ATGACCGATTCTGTCGCTCTCGACACGGTGGATCTGCATATTCTGCGGCTGCTTCAGAACGATGCCCGGACCACGTACCGCGAGCTCGCGGCCGAGGTCGGGGTCGCCCCGTCAACGTGTCTGGACCGGGTGACCAGACTGCGCCGCACCGGCGTCATCCTCGGCCATCAGCTGCGGCTGGACCCGGCCAGGATGGGCCGCGGCCTCGAGGCATTCCTCTCCGTGCAGGTCCGGCCGCACCGCCGGGAGCTCATCGGCCCGTTCGTCGACCGGATCAGGACACTGCCCGAGTCCCGTGCGTTGTTCCACCTGACCGGCCCCGACGACTATCTGGTCCATGTGGCGGTGACCGACACCGCCGACCTCCAGCGGCTGGTCCTGGACGAGTTCACCTCGCGGCGCGAAGTGGCCCGCGTGGAGACGCGGCTGATATTCCAGCAGTGGGAATGCGGTCCGCTGCTGCCGCCCTCGGGCCGGACGGCCGATGCGGGTCCGGGTCAGGTCCACGGTGCCGATCGGTAG